GAGCAGGAGCTTCTTTAATATTAGCTGGACTACTTGCAGATGGAGAAACTATAGTAAATAGAATCTATCATGTAGATAGAGGATATGAAAACCTAGAAGTAAAGTTAAAAGCGTTAGGTGCAGATATAGAAAGAATAAAAGTAGAAATATAAAAGGGTGAGAAAATGGAAAAAGTAATAGGAATAAATCCTGTAATAGAGTTATTACAAAATAAGTCTAACAACATTGAAAAAATTGAAATATTTAAAGGGATGAGAGAAGAAAAGCTAGGTAAATTAAAGGCTTTGGCTTCAGCTAGAAATATAAAATTATTTCAAGTTGGAAAAAAAGAGGAGAACTCTCAAGGGGTAGTGGCATATTTAAGTGATTATGACTACTATATTGAGTTAGGAGAATTTTTAGAAAAGATAGCTAGAGATGAAAAATCAATAGTTTTAATTTTAGACGGAGTTCAAGATCCAAGAAATTTTGGAGCAATAATTAGAAGTGCTGAAATATTTGGAGTAAAAGGAATTATAATTCCAGAAAGAAATTCAGTTAAAATAAATGAAACTGTTATTAAAACTTCAACTGGAGCCATAGAACATGTTGATATAGTAAAAGTTACAAATATATCTGACGCAATAGAGAAGTTAAAAAAGTTAGATTTCTGGGTTTACGGTGCTGAAGGATCTGGAAGCAAGTATTATCATGAAGAAAAATATCCAAATAAGACAGCTCTTGTACTAGGTAGTGAAGGTGAAGGTATAAGAAAGAAAGTAAAAGAGAATTGTGATATTTTAGTTAAGATACCAATGCATGGAAAAATTAACTCATTAAATGTTTCTGTAGCTGGAGGAATAATACTTTCTGAGATAGCAAAAAATTTATATTAAATAAACCTGTGGAAGTACAGGTTTTTTTATGCTATATTATGAGATAAAATTAAAGCTAATGGGGTGAAGAGATGAGAGAATATAATTTTAGCCAAATTGAAGAAAAATGGCAACAAAAATGGAAAGAAGAAAATATATTTAAAACTGAAAATAAAGTTGAAGGAAAAGAAAATTACTATGTTTTAGAGATGTTACCATATCCATCTGGAAAACTACATGTTGGTCATGCTAGAAACTATACAATAGGAGATGTTATAGCAAGATATAAAAGAATGAAAGGGTATAATGTACTACATCCAATGGGATGGGATTCTTTTGGATTACCTGCAGAAAATGCTGCAATTCAAAATGGTGCGCACCCAGCGTTATGGACAAAATCAAACATAGATAATATGAATAGACAGTTAAAAATGATGGGATTATCATATGACTGGGATAGAGAGATAGCTACTTATACTCCTGAGTATTATAAGTGGAATCAATGGATATTTAAAAAAATGTTTGAAATGGGATTAGTTTATAAGAAAAAATCAACT
This sequence is a window from Cetobacterium somerae ATCC BAA-474. Protein-coding genes within it:
- the rlmB gene encoding 23S rRNA (guanosine(2251)-2'-O)-methyltransferase RlmB, which produces MEKVIGINPVIELLQNKSNNIEKIEIFKGMREEKLGKLKALASARNIKLFQVGKKEENSQGVVAYLSDYDYYIELGEFLEKIARDEKSIVLILDGVQDPRNFGAIIRSAEIFGVKGIIIPERNSVKINETVIKTSTGAIEHVDIVKVTNISDAIEKLKKLDFWVYGAEGSGSKYYHEEKYPNKTALVLGSEGEGIRKKVKENCDILVKIPMHGKINSLNVSVAGGIILSEIAKNLY